The proteins below come from a single Corylus avellana chromosome ca3, CavTom2PMs-1.0 genomic window:
- the LOC132173627 gene encoding uncharacterized protein LOC132173627 isoform X2 — protein MVDGDDKSEVEGEEVPTYEVKVTHEAKLRELLHKVNSIEIKLCSDGVKEFIKLLKGNTGGELLYLYVRSSSKFSELLDAWKLRRGKPGLSYVLSLVSTILGHPYGMYDPKNVERISISRVLDKFAKLLIEEYMADVYKELNSKEVKCQKAALLLMASIVRRGSGLASEFAKKFDFKLKVFSKLAEYKKNRNEKRMKRSLRKAFVGFAMSFLEVGRPGLLRWVLQQKEMYSGVFRGLGNDDDETVIYVLCTLRDRILVEESLVPPGLRSVLFGSVTLEQLVSVSGRENGGPAAELSYRMLVLVCTDPCNGLMPDLERRPSPLKGNPKRLVGLMKKLKATEIGYHRDLLLAIVSGSPSFGSAYMEDFPYNLEDFASPTWFATVSLAANLVSSVGAGCHFGFLDSQCHPTSFDNEEVQSILKCLFPRPFSRSVINKGLLHSDFLVKHGTLRLLLEALKLLDSFIGVLNHSSYLSDQMMQGWASLKQEIQNEVRTSLPDPQVLLTLLSSLTRHSTRESCLKRTADLENFTERSSSNVKKLKMNFENEDTDIVVSGISSAPDIASPAESERPVASLAADETDDGKDLMGVIAEIWGLELHSVHLITLKDTEMFFQTKLLDALKIYIRTIPNVLEGSFEFFINLLTNPLALPTNMQCCLLSLLVEYVGFLPSSGIPIRTPPLMYKHLQPFINLLIFSPTSDIKDLSYGLARAAMFSTGAFDRNLDEIGAWFLFLPGYNRVKMPATVLGVELLHSLSQVVISFLCDAISTIGNNLFKYWDIVKHYMCHLKGVKDVSPSFSPLVVCVLQKCLRLLTSESGSFTLPEKSIISLYVCNTLKYLLQTQVDAGLLSSLVELVMSEKLGDCCRVDDSGDLFCEWRPLTNLLIFSQSISHQQTSCIFSTDKMAMPVDSSFASILDEVKRFVSSGGGGNIAGITKSFASSIICTSPDGILKNFPSVMTISRNLLGVPMPILSLVFFLEQGLLTSVSKLWPDIFFPGLEMALSISHCEGKEDDASENDASENDFGAGESAAAFTFFLKQAPFHVLFPAIMNIDGPYSLEPLKIQDLLLTKLSDSTADCHRISYLRLVLFWIHQIQSSYKIKPLVKLQQLAEICFNLVENLLPQLLVLKTDSDCSKNCVVPLSRQDIKEVAESIFCHPAVIASLSCPLDCKEDLENINMVNSLDMLISLSRQRIHKLDHHVLNILTGTSEYLLALCNGQDSIPKINKNANKQLVRAFKAPVQRLILEAREKFDLCIHTKDLMPLLPTFYALHALIHFISPFELLELVQWMFSRVDMENVTVWKNSKICALSVGFCIAAGAFKTVSSYLEQPITRRVPYNLLWEIEEDNINVDIIEEVYIKVVNFAMRFESDFADICLLEAVNTGYRQKYNEQTIFHPLSLVLSRVLSITPVELLSHCIYRTNKTKAKLLFLLTERSSLHLSIFGNLFLDILKKDFPHKDNVMVESCGLALSDEDFMMLLPAALSYLKSMFMKFGNQYHRHFEDISSLYSRILLNGFLHWKSFVSGNIFEEEYGEFLPSSTQELLSIVDGTLLGKSIHMLQFHFAFRGVSMKMKKRLKLFDKIFPRSNAHDELLDCDVGEMDSHSLNQSLNHINRVVAKISFCRILLFMENNQIMPLPKETKGDLKEVSLERGSNSESSRMRFMNILVSSWQWITKKLPLISDSSAKEKRIDSSTLYKHLGVFILKSIFELTAEMHDGLVQLQSVPFLEELMKSALLYRFEDPTTLKALRGILTLLSDGKFSRVSYIQLLVAHSQFAPTIHSVSKSSGCPPIGAFSRPMSSILRSLIPSTKHNAVSGKSDVETAKLYVRQLEVIKLLCVLFPVKAHQAGFDSGKDFGINFKELHLLLLSSYGATLSEVDLEIYSLMNKIESVDGSDIVNIAEMDYQWGRAALKVKKEWAVEQDISSGIMTDTATIEERRKSQFRENLSIDPKICASTVLYFPYDAIACDEPLSLNKVQSDYSRDILQAHSPVVENIDRYDPVFILRFSIHNLSLGYIEPVEFAGLGLLAVAFVSMSSSDDRIRKMSYETLGLFKHALEKCQKRKDVMQLRLLMNYVQNGVEEPWQKIPSVIALFAAEASFVLLDPSHDHYTTISKLLMQSSRVNMKGVPFFNNFFWSSTVNFKAERLWILRLL, from the exons ATGGTAGACGGTGATGATAAGAGTGAGGTTGAAGGAGAAGAGGTTCCAACGTATGAAGTTAAAGTTACCCATGAAGCTAAACTTAGAGAACTATTGCATAAGGTCAATTCCATTGAGATAAAGTTATGTTCGGATGGTGTGAAGGAGTTTATTAAGTTACTGAAAGGTAACACTGGAGGTGAATTGCTCTATCTATATGTTAGGAGTTCTTCCAAGTTCTCTGAGCTACTAGATGCTTGGAAGCTTCGACGAGGGAAGCCCGGATTGTCATATGTGTTGTCATTGGTTTCTACTATTCTGGGCCATCCTTATGGGATGTATGATCCGAAGAATGTGGAGAGAATATCTATTAGCAGGGTCCTCGACAAGTTTGCAAAATTGCTTATTGAAGAATACATGGCAGATGTTTATAAGGaactcaatagtaaagaagtgAAGTGCCAAAAGGCTGCTCTTTTGCTAATGGCTTCAATTGTTCGACGAGGGTCGGGATTGGCTTCTGAGTTTGCAAAGAAATTTGACTTCAAGCTCAAGGTGTTTTCCAAGCTCGCTGAATATAAAAAGAACCGAAATGAGAAGAGAATGAAGCGCTCATTAAGGAAGGCATTTGTTGGCTTTGCAATGTCATTTTTGGAGGTGGGGAGGCCTGGATTGTTGAGGTGGGTCCTGCAGCAGAAGGAAATGTATTCTGGTGTCTTTCGTGGGCTTGGGAATGATGATGACGAGACTGTTATTTATGTTTTGTGCACATTACGTGATAGGATTCTCGTGGAAGAGTCCTTGGTGCCTCCAGGTCTTAGAAGTGTTCTTTTTGGGAGTGTTACTCTAGAACAATTGGTCAGCGTTTCTGGTAGAGAGAATGGTGGGCCTGCTGCAGAGTTGTCATACCGTATGCTAGTCCTCGTTTGCACTGATCCTTGTAATGGTTTGATGCCAGATTTGGAGAGGCGCCCAAGTCCATTGAAGGGTAATCCAAAGCGACTTGTTGGACTCATGAAGAAGCTAAAAGCGACTGAGATTGGCTATCACAGAGACTTGCTTTTGGCTATTGTTAGTGGGAGTCCCTCTTTTGGTTCAGCATACATGGAAGACTTCCCTTACAACCTGGAAGATTTTGCATCACCAACCTG GTTTGCTACGGTTTCTCTGGCAGCAAACTTGGTTTCCTCAGTAGGCGCTGGCTGTCATTTTGGTTTCCTTGATTCTCAATGTCATCCCACTTCGTTTGATAATGAGGAAGTGCAGAGTATCTTGAAATGCTTGTTTCCCCGTCCATTCAGCCGGTCAGTAATCAATAAGGGGTTGCTTCACTCGGATTTTCTTGTGAAGCATGGAACTCTAAGGCTTCTTTTGGAGGCACTGAAGTTGCTGGACTCCTTCATTGGTGTTTTGAATCATAGTTCTTATTTGAGTGATCAAATGATGCAAGGCTGGGCATCTCTTAAGCAAGAAATTCAGAATGAAGTCCGAACTTCACTCCCTGATCCCCAAGTTTTACTgactcttctttcttctctgaCACGCCACTCCACTCGTGAGTCATGTTTGAAGAGAACAGCAGATTTGGAAAATTTTACTGAACGTAGCAGTAGTAATGttaaaaagttgaaaatgaattttgagaaTGAGGACACAGATATCGTTGTAAGTGGAATAAGTTCTGCTCCAGACATTGCTTCGCCTGCAGAAAGCGAAAGACCTGTTGCTTCACTTGCAGCAGATGAGACTGACGATGGTAAAGATCTTATGGGAGTCATTGCAGAAATTTGGGGTTTAGAGCTACACTCGGTGCATCTTATCACACTAAAGGATACAGAGATGTTCTTTCAAACTAAGCTGCTTGATGCTCTCAAAATTTATATT CGGACAATACCTAATGTGTTGGAGGGATCATTTGAGTTCTTTATAAATCTCCTCACCAATCCTTTAGCATTACCAACCAACATGCAGTGCTGTCTCTTGTCTCTGCTAGTAGAGTACGTTGGATTCTTGCCAAGCAGTGGGATTCCCATTAGAACCCCTCCACTGATGTACAAGCATCTACAGCCATTCATTAACTTGTTGATTTTTTCTCCAACCAGTGACATAAAGGATCTGTCATATGGTTTGGCACGGGCAGCTATGTTTAGTACTGGTGCATTTGACAGAAACCTAGACGAAATTGGGGCATGGTTCTTATTTTTACCAGGTTATAACAGAGTAAAGATGCCTGCTACGGTCCTAGGGGTGGAACTGTTGCACAGCTTGTCTCAAGTTGTTATCTCATTTTTATGCGATGCCATATCTACTATCGggaataatttattcaaatattGGGATATTGTCAAGCATTACATGTGCCATTTGAAAGGTGTTAAAG ATGTATCTCCTAGTTTCAGCCCTCTTGTCGTGTGTGTCTTGCAGAAGTGTCTAAGGTTGCTAACTTCTGAATCTGGAAGCTTTACATTGCCTGAGAAGTCAATCATATCATTATATGTATGCAATACACTAAAATATCTCTTGCAAACCCAG GTAGATGCAGGATTGTTATCTTCTTTAGTTGAACTAGTCATGTCTGAGAAACTTGGTGACTGTTGCCGTGTTGATGATTCTGGAGATTTATTCTGTGAGTGGAGACCATTGACGAACTTATTGATCTTCTCACAGAGCATTTCACATCAACAAACTTCTTGCATTTTTTCTACAGATAAAATGGCTATGCCTGTTGACAGTTCTTTTGCAAGTATACTTGATGAAGTTAAAAGATTTGTAAGCAGTGGGGGTGGTGGAAATATAGCTGGCATAACCAAATCATTTGCTTCCTCAATTATTTGTACTTCGCCTGATGGGATATTGAAAAATTTTCCATCAGTCATGACCATTTCACGCAACCTTCTTGGAGTTCCTATGCCAATCTTATCATTGGTATTCTTTCTTGAACAAGGCCTTCTTACCAGTGTTTCTAAGTTATGGCCTGACATATTCTTTCCTGGTTTGGAAATGGCTCTATCTATTAGTCATTGTGAAGGCAAAGAAGATGATGCCAGTGAAAATGATGCCAGTGAAAATGATTTTGGTGCAGGTGAATCTGCTGCTgcatttactttctttttgaaGCAGGCGCCTTTCCATGTGCTCTTTCCTGCAATTATGAACATTGATGGTCCTTACTCATTGGAGCCCTTGAAAATACAAGACCTGCTTCTGACTAAATTATCTGACTCAACAGCTGATTGCCACCGTATTTCATATCTGCGACTTGTGCTATTTTGGATCCACCAGATACAGTCATCTTATAAAATTAAACCATTAGTCAAACTACAACAACTTGCTGAGATTTGCTTTAATCTCGTAGAGAACTTGTTACCTCAACTATTGGTTTTGAAAACTGATTCTGATTGTTCCAAAAATTGTGTGGTTCCTTTGTCAAGACAAGATATTAAAGAAGTGGCTGAATCCATATTCTGTCATCCTGCAGTGATAGCGTCATTATCCTGTCCTTTGGATTGTAAAGAAGACTTGGAAAATATAAACATGGTCAACAGTTTGGACATGTTGATTAGTTTATCCAGGCAGAGAATTCATAAATTGGATCATCATGTCTTAAATATACTGACAGGAACTTCTGAGTACTTGTTGGCTCTATGCAATGGTCAAGATTCTATacccaaaattaacaaaaatgctAATAAGCAACTTGTGAGGGCTTTTAAAGCCCCCGTGCAGAGGCTTATTCTGGAAGCCAGGGAGAAGTTTGATCTGTGCATTCATACTAAAGATCTGATGCCCCTCCTCCCAACATTTTATGCTTTGCATGCTCTGATTCATTTTATATCCCCTTTTGAGCTTCTTGAATTAGTTCAATGGATGTTTAGTAGGGTTGACATGGAAAACGTCACAGtttggaaaaattccaagaTATGTGCTCTCTCTGTTGGATTTTGTATTGCTGCTGGTGCTTTCAAAACTGTGTCTAGTTATTTGGAGCAGCCAATTACAAGGAGAGTACCATACAATTTATTATGGGAAATAGAAGAAGACAATATCAATGTCGACATAATTGAGGAGGTCTACATTAAAGTGGTAAATTTTGCCATGCGTTTTGAATCAGATTTTGCAGATATATGCTTGCTGGAAGCTGTTAATACTGGTTACAGACAGAAATACAATGAACAGACTATATTTCATCCATTAAGTTTGGTGTTGTCGAGGGTTTTATCAATCACTCCTGTGGAATTGCTTTCCCATTGCATTTACAGGACAAACAAGACGAAAgctaaattattgtttcttcttACTGAGAGAAGCTCCCTACATTTGTCAATCTTTGGGAACTTATTTTTGGATATCCTGAAGAAAGATTTTCCTCACAAGGACAATGTGATGGTGGAAAGCTGTGGCCTTGCCCTTTCCGATGAGGATTTCATGATGCTTCTGCCTGCTGCTTTGTCATACCTGAAATCAATGTTTATGAAATTTGGAAATCAGTACCATAGGCATTTTGAAGACATATCTTCTTTATATTCAAGGATTCTTTTGAATGGTTTCCTTCACTGGAAGAGCTTTGTCTCTGGAAATATATTTGAGGAGGAATATGGCGAGTTCTTGCCATCATCTACCCAAGAACTTTTGAGTATTGTGGATGGCACTCTTCTTGGAAAATCTATTCATATGTTGCAGTTTCACTTTGCCTTCAGAGGAGTGTCAATGAAAATGAAGAAGCGATTGAAactatttgataaaattttccCACGTTCTAATGCACATGATGAGCTGTTAGACTGTGATGTTGGCGAGATGGATTCTCATTCACTTAACCAGTCATTAAACCATATAAATAGAGTTGTTGCTAAGATATCTTTTTGcaggattttattatttatggaAAATAATCAGATTATGCCTTTGCCAAAAGAAACAAAGGGGGACTTGAAGGAAGTTTCTTTAGAAAGAGGATCAAATTCAGAGTCATCAAGGATGCGGTTTATGAACATCTTGGTGAGTAGTTGGCAATGGATTACTAAGAAATTACCATTAATTTCTGATAGTTCTGCAAAGGAAAAGAGAATAGACAGTTCTACGCTCTACAAACACTTGGGAGTCTtcattttgaaaagtatttttgagTTAACTGCAGAGATGCATGATGGCCTTGTCCAATTGCAATCTGTTCCCTTTCTTGAGGAATTGATGAAGTCGGCTCTTCTATATAGATTTGAGGATCCCACAACTCTGAAAGCACTCCGAGGTATCCTAACTTTGCTGTCTGATGGAAAATTTTCACGTGTCTCATATATTCAGCTGCTGGTTGCCCACTCTCAGTTTGCCCCTACAATTCATTCAGTCTCCAAATCATCTGGATGTCCTCCTATTGGTGCATTTTCAAGGCCTATGTCCAGCATTCTGAGATCACTTATCCCTTCTACTAAACATAATGCAGTTAGTGGCAAAAGTGATGTGGAAACAGCTAAGCTGTATGTGAGACAGTTGGAAGTTATTAAATTACTCTGCGTACTCTTTCCAGTAAAGGCTCATCAAGCTGGTTTTGATTCTGGAAAAGATTTTGGCATAAATTTTAAAGAGTTGCACTTACTTCTATTGTCTTCTTATGGTGCAACACTCAGTGAAGTTGATTTGGAGATATATAGTCTGATGAACAAAATTGAGTCTGTGGATGGATCAGACATTGTGAATATTGCTGAAATGGATTACCAATGGGGAAGAGCTGCTTTAAAAGTCAAAAAAGAATGGGCTGTTGAGCAAGATATATCTTCGGGTATCATGACTGATACTGCAACAATTGAAGAGCGTCGGAAAAGTCAATTTAGAGAAAACCTTTCAATTGACCCCAAAATATGTGCATCAACAGTGCTATATTTTCCCTATGATGCAATTGCATGTGATGAACCATTGTCCTTGAACAAGGTTCAATCCGATTATAGCAGGGATATCCTTCAG GCACATTCTCCTGTTGTTGAAAATATAGATCGTTATGATCCTGTTTTCATATTGCGCTTCTCAATTCATAATCTGTCGTTGGGCTATATTGAACCTGTGGAGTTTGCTGGTTTAGGCTTGCTTGCAGTTGCATTTGTTAGCATGTCTTCATCAGATGACAGGATAAGAAAAATGAGTTACGAGACTCTTGGATTATTTAAGCATGCATTGGAG AAGTGTCAAAAGAGGAAGGATGTAATGCAACTCCGGCTTCTAATGAATTATGTGCAAAATGGTGTAGAAGAGCCATGGCAGAAAATCCCCTCTGTTATTGCTCTTTTTGCTGCAGAAGCATCTTTTGTGTTGTTGGATCCTTCGCATGATCACTATACCACCATAAGTAAGCTTTTGATGCAGTCTTCTAGGGTAAATATGAAG GGTGTAccattttttaacaattttttctgGAGTAGCACTGTTAATTTTAAAGCAGAAAGGTTGTGGATACTTCGCCTACT ATAA
- the LOC132173678 gene encoding polyadenylate-binding protein RBP45C → MMQQPAQMPSDQQAQQYQQQQQQQWMMMPPQQQPVPPPAGWAPPTVPPPQLSQAQAQQYPTQQNPGSDEIRSLWIGDLLPWMDENYLLTCFSHTGEVISAKVIRNKQTGISDGYGFIEFVSRAAADRVLQTFNGTVMPSTEQNFRLNWATLGAGERRQDDGPDYTIFVGDLAADVTDYLLQETFKTVYTSVKGAKVVTDRTTGRSKGYGFVRFGDESEQVRSMNEMNGQYCSTRPMRIGPAATKKPVGVQQPYQKAPYQNTQGNQGENDPNNTTIFVGGLDANVTDDLLRQVFGQFGELIHVKIPLGKRCGFVQFASRASAEQALSLMNGTQLGGQSVRLSWGRSPSNKQTQPDQSQWNGSGAYYGYPQGYDPYTYAPPTQDPSMYYGGYPGYGNYQQPGAYQQPQQ, encoded by the exons ATGATGCAACAGCCAGCGCAGATGCCGTCCGATCAGCAGGCTCAGCAGtaccagcagcagcagcagcaacagtGGATGATGATGCCGCCGCAGCAGCAGCCGGTCCCACCCCCCGCTGGCTGGGCCCCGCCGACCGTGCCTCCGCCCCAGCTGTCCCAGGCCCAGGCCCAGCAGTACCCGACCCAGCAGAACCCCGGGTCCGACGAGATCCGGTCCCTCTGGATCGGGGACTTGCTACCCTGGATGGATGAGAACTATCTCCTCACGTGCTTCTCTCACACTGGAGAG GTTATATCAGCTAAGGTTATCCGCAACAAGCAGACAGGTATATCTGATGGTTATGGTTTCATCGAGTTTGTAAGCCGTGCTGCAGCAGACAGGGTTTTGCAAACGTTCAACGGCACAGTGATGCCAAGCACTGAGCAGAATTTTCGGCTGAACTGGGCCACACTTGGTGCTGGCGAGAGACGCCAAGATGACGGTCCTGATTATACAATTTTTGTGGGAGATTTGGCTGCTGATGTTACTGATTACTTGCTTCAAGAGACATTTAAAACTGTATATACTTCAGTGAAGGGTGCAAAAGTTGTCACAGACAGGACCACTGGACGTTCTAAGGGATACGGTTTTGTGAGGTTTGGGGATGAAAGTGAACAGGTGCGTTCAATGAACGAAATGAACGGCCAGTATTGTTCTACAAGGCCCATGCGAATTGGGCCAGCTGCTACCAAAAAACCTGTAGGTGTGCAGCAGCCATATCAGAAAG CTCCTTACCAGAATACTCAAGGAAACCAAGGGGAGAATGATCCAAATAATACAACA ATATTTGTTGGGGGTTTGGATGCAAATGTAACAGATGACTTGTTGAGACAAGTGTTTGGCCAGTTCGGTGAGCTGATCCATGTGAAAATACCATTAGGCAAGCGTTGTGGTTTTGTTCAATTTGCTAGCAG AGCCAGTGCAGAGCAAGCTCTATCCTTAATGAATGGAACTCAGTTAGGAGGACAAAGTGTTAGACTTTCATGGGGCCGTAGTCCTTCAAACAAACAG ACTCAGCCAGATCAGAGCCAGTGGAATGGATCTGGGGCATATTATGGGTATCCACAAGGATATGATCCATATACATATGCACCTCCTACGCAAGACCCTAGCATGTACTATGGAGGCTATCCCGGATATGGAAATTACCAGCAGCCTGGTGCTTACCAACAGCCACAGCAG TGA
- the LOC132176342 gene encoding DEAD-box ATP-dependent RNA helicase 32, giving the protein MKKPKSRNFRKQNRLSETQEIELLNSWIQSQKPDSGSNPISLPPLPSNEPIGRLEDASFSRYAGATKFDQLPISQRTRDGLRDAKYVEMTDIQRASLPHALCERDILGAAKTGSGKTLAFVIPILEKLYRERWGPEDGVGSIIISPTRELAGQLFDVLRSVGKHHNFSAGLLIGGRKDVDTEKERVHELNILVCTPGRLLQHMDETPNFECSQLQVLVLDEADRILDVGFKKALNAIISQLPRNRQTLLFSATQTKSVQDLARLSLKDPEYLSVHEESVTATPNRLQQTAMVVPLEEKLDMLWSFIKAHLNSKILVFLSSCKQVKFVFEAFKKLRPGIPLKCLHGRMKQERRMGIYSEFCEMRSVLFSTDVASRGLDFNKAVDWVVQLDCPEDVASYIHRVGRTARYHSGGRSVLFLLPSEMKMLEKLQAAKVPIQFIKANTKRLQPVSGLLSALLVKYPDMQYLAQRAFVTYLRSIHIQKDKEIFDVIKLPIDEFSASLGLPMTPKIRFLKQKVKSKTESEKSSLLETENSNDENVLESPKEKLDIGDIDEEEVSKGFLLEKDTPNDEEGKTSEIGDVRPTTRISKKKKLKISIHRPTGTRVVFDEEGNAVAPLAMVADTKSGNESFLIDQGKKKEYYNKMREEMKHADKEDKVLDHQRRREQRIKKKMKLKRGALEDEDSQEELSGSEEEATRDRPRKKSKIYYDSDSDDDGERKQNKDSMTLEEQEAVALKLLNSMHS; this is encoded by the exons atgAAAAAACCCAAATCTAGGAACTTCCGAAAGCAGAACCGCCTCTCGGAAACCCAAGAAATCGAGCTCCTGAACTCATGGATCCAGTCCCAGAAACCCGACTCGGGATCCAACCCCATATCGCTGCCCCCACTGCCCTCGAACGAACCCATAGGCCGCCTCGAGGACGCGTCGTTTTCGCGGTACGCCGGCGCCACGAAGTTCGATCAGCTCCCGATTTCGCAGAGGACCAGAGATGGCCTGCGCGATGCCAAGTACGTTGAAATGACCGATATCCAGAGGGCTTCTCTGCCGCACGCGCTCTGCGAGAGGGATATTCTTGGCGCGGCGAAGACTGGGTCGGGAAAGACTCTGGCTTTTGTTATTCCG aTCCTTGAGAAGTTATATAGAGAGAGGTGGGGTCCTGAGGATGGGGTAGGCAGTATCATCATATCTCCTACACGGGAATTGGCTGGTCAACTGTTTGACGTGTTGAGATCTGTAGGAAAGCACCATAATTTCAGTGCTGGTCTCCTAATTGGTGGTCGCAAGGATGTTGACACTGAGAAGGAGCGAGTACATGAGCTCAACATATTGGTTTGCACTCCCGGTCGGCTTCTTCAGCACATGGATGAGACACCAAACTTTGAATGTTCCCAGCTTCAG GTTTTGGTCCTTGATGAGGCAGATCGTATTCTTGATGTTGGATTTAAGAAGGCTTTAAATGCTATTATCTCGCAGCTACCTAGGAATAGACAAACCTTGCTGTTCTCAGCTACTCAAACAAAGTCAGTTCAGGATCTTGCAAGACTCAGTTTGAAGGACCCAGAGTATCTCAGTGTGCATGAGGAGTCTGTGACTGCCACTCCCAATCGCCTGCAGCAAACTGCTATGGTTGTTCCTCTTGAAGAGAAGTTAGACATGTTGTGGAGTTTCATAAAGGCACATCTTAATTCAAAGATCCTAGTGTTTCTTTCGAGTTGCAAACAG GTAAAATTTGTCTTTGAAGCATTTAAGAAACTGCGTCCTGGAATACCCTTAAAATGTCTTCATGGGAGAATGAAGCAGGAGAGAAGGATGGGAATATATTCAGAGTTTTGTGAGATGCGCTCTGTTCTTTTTTCAACTGATGTGGCCTCAAGAGGCCTTGATTTTAATAAGGCAGTTGACTGGGTTGTCCAg CTGGATTGTCCAGAAGATGTTGCATCTTACATACACAGAGTTGGTCGCACTGCTCGCTATCATTCTGGAGGGAGGTCTGTTTTATTTCTGTTGCCCTCGGAAAtgaaaatgcttgaaaaattaCAAGCAGCAAAAGTACCCATACAATTTATTAAG GCAAATACTAAAAGACTGCAACCTGTTTCTGGGTTGTTGTCAGCATTGTTAGTCAAGTATCCAGATATGCAGTATCTGGCTCAAAGGGCCTTTGTGACATATTTGCGATCTATTCATATTCAGAAAGataaagaaatttttgacgtgatAAAACTGCCTATTGATGAGTTTTCAGCGTCATTGGGTCTACCAATGACTCCTAAAATCCGTTTCTTGAAGCAGAAAGTCAAGTCAAAAACAGAGTCAGAGAAATCTTCTCTTCTCGAAACAGAAAACTCCAATGATGAGAATGTGCTGGAGAGTCCAAAAGAGAAGCTAGATATTGGTGATATAGATGAAGAGGAAGTGAGCAAAGGTTTTCTTCTGGAAAAGGATACACCAAACGACGAAGAAGGGAAAACTAGTGAAATTGGAGACGTTag GCCTACAACACggatttcaaagaaaaagaaattgaagattaGTATCCATAGACCAACAGGTACTAGGGTTGTCTTTGATGAGGAAGGCAATGCAGTAGCCCCGCTTGCTATGGTGGCTGACACAAAGAGTGGCAATGAATCATTTCTGATTGACCAAG gcaaaaagaaagaatattataACAAGATGAGGGAAGAGATGAAGCACGCGGACAAAGAAGACAAGGTACTAGATCACCAGCGTCGTAGAGAGCAACGGatcaagaagaagatgaagttgaAAAGAGGAGCTTTGGAAGACGAAGACAGTCAGGAAGAACTTTCTGGTTCAGAAGAGGAAGCAACACGAGACAGACCCCGTAAAAAGTCAAAGATATATTATGATAGTGATAGTGATGATGATGGggagagaaaacaaaacaaggaTTCCATGACCCTGGAGGAGCAAGAAGCAGTTGCTCTCAAATTACTAAATTCGATGCACTCCTAA